The proteins below come from a single Micromonas commoda chromosome 8, complete sequence genomic window:
- a CDS encoding predicted protein: MAEFSVACSAPVAGAQTKGVATLAGDVLAWRPSDGNLTGERTAPLHLITGHQRNKAGSKVPSLRLVVGEPMPGQKPNALVLSFPGAETDRDALSDAIKAALTEIMRSRRMQADADGGGNPDGGAPDADRAHVTTAAERAAREALLAANRDLADMHGKLVMGSKHRRDGAELSATITDDEFWASRRHLLAGAVAKVGANQRTGIDNSEIAGIQGQRAGDGDKVTATLTHEKMHRIFAERPAVRQAFVDNVLAGKMTEREFWTRFLKSEYFKMVRAGAPPQGEEEAADLQLFSRRPAPEVERRARVLALSRSVNLVADAGDYAGQVGTAVASQGAGRVMGMEDDVGGGPQGGHGIARDGAKEPPPPATRAAMVAAAGGSGHAKAAAAKFAAREVLQSLNHHAEVVLRGRPSMAVTDARSAAMAAEEQERAAWAQTSNKNVSNAGGGGGDDDDALVQLEDLVEREAPRRMRLTLEDRDAYFAAATGGTRDGAGDGDGEGDEAGHIRTISPETVRARARHLVKGIRLVCEQLGIEPTVDGVPVAFPEGTEITDEDRARASAGRRELEGGKKGVKGVVKGEPDEASARVVKGEEVDAKTGIGKRKRRRGMPRPVANEDALAVLKEMAVANRREIVNAGLGGGGGGATGWGAAGDLESDACKLDDATEGALRDDAGMANELLRHFWSAQPLVTPARWDKADRVARTLEKVYERLEATKRSQTGARRSAAAIRLKPLVQAMDAAFQFFDDEKVKRASAYEAFEKEKAARE, translated from the coding sequence atggcggagTTCAGCGTCGCGTGCTCGGCACCCGTGGCCGGCGCACAGACCAAGGGCGTCGCCACCTTGGCCGGCGATGTCCTCGCGTGGCGCCCGAGCGACGGCAACCTCACCGGCGAGCGCACCGCTCCCCTGCACCTCATCACCGGGCATCAGCGCAACAAGGCGGGGTCGAAGGTGCCGTCGCTcaggctcgtcgtcggcgagccgATGCCCGGACAGAAACCCAACGCGCTGGTGCTGTCGTTCCCGGGCGCCGAGACCGACAGGGACGCCCTCAGCGACGCCATcaaggcggcgctcaccgagaTCATGAGGTCGCGCAGGATgcaggcggacgcggacggcggggggaaccccgacgggggcgcgccggacgccgaccgcgcgcacgtcaccaccgccgccgagcgcgcggctcgcgaggcgctcctcgccgctaaccgcgacctcgccgacaTGCACGGCAAGCTCGTCATGGGGTCCaagcaccgccgcgacggcgccgagctcagcGCGACaatcaccgacgacgagttctgggcgtcgcggcgccacctcctcgccggcgcggtggccaagGTGGGCGCCAACCAGCGCACGGGCATCGACAACTCCGAGATCGCGGGGATACAGGgccagcgcgcgggcgacggcgacaaggTCACCGCGACGCTGACGCACGAGAAGATGCACCGCATCTTCGCAGAGAGGCCCGCGGTGCGACAAGCCTTCGTCGAcaacgtcctcgccgggaAGATGACGGAAAGAGAATTCTGGACCCGGTTCCTCAAGTCCGAGTACTTCAAGATGGTGCgagcgggggcgccgccgcagggcgaggaggaggctgccgaccTGCAGCTGTTCAGCAGGCGACCGGCGCCCGAGGTGGAGCGCAGAgctcgcgtcctcgcgctgagCAGATCCGTGAACctggtcgccgacgcgggggatTACGCCGGGCAGGTTGGCACCGCCGTGGCGTCGcagggcgccgggcgggtcATGGGgatggaggacgacgtcggcgggggacCCCAGGGTGGACACGGCAtcgcgagggacggcgcgaaggagccgccgccaccggcgacgcgagccgcgatggtcgccgcggcgggtggctCGGGCcacgccaaggctgcggcggccaAATTCGCCGCCAGGGAGGTGCTCCAATCGCTGAACCATCACGCGGAGGTGGTGCTTCGGGGCCGACCGTCGATGGCGGTCACGGAcgcgcggtccgcggcgatggcggcggaggagcaggagcgcgccgcgtgggCGCAGACGAGCAACAAAAACGTTTcaaacgcgggcggcggcggcggcgacgacgacgacgcgctcgttcagctcgaggacctcgtggagcgcgaggcgccgcgccgaatGCGTTTGACGCTGGAGGATAGGGACGCGtacttcgccgccgccacgggagggacgcgggacggcgcgggcgacggagacggcgagggagacgaaGCCGGACACATCCGGACGATATCTCCGGAGACGGTTCGCGCGAGGGCTCGGCACCTGGTGAAGGGGATCCGGCTGGTGTGCGAGCAGCTCGGCATCGAGCccaccgtcgacggcgttCCGGTGGCGTTTCCAGAGGGAACGGAGATCACGGACGAGGacagggcgagggcgagcgccgggcggagggagctcgagggcggcaAAAAAGGGGTCAAAGGGGTCGTCAAAGGGGAGCCcgacgaggcgtcggcgcgggtcgtcAAGGGCGAAGAAGTCGACGCAAAAACGGGGATTGGAAAACGGAAGAGGCGACGCGGGATGCCGCGGCCCGTCGCCAAcgaggacgccctcgccgtgctGAAGGAGATGGCCGTGGCGAACAGGCGCGAGATCGTCAACGCGGgtctgggcggcggcggcggcggcgccaccggctggggcgccgccggcgatctCGAATCCGACGCGTGcaagctcgacgacgcgacggagggcgcgctgagggacgacgcggggatgGCGAACGAGCTCCTGCGGCACTTTTGGTCCGCCCAGCCCTTGGTcaccccggcgcggtgggacAAAGCCGACCGCGTGGCCAGGACGCTGGAAAAGGTGTACGAGCGACTCGAGGCGACGAAGCGTTCGcagacgggcgcgaggcgaagcgcggcggccatcagGTTGAAGCCGCTGGTGCAGgccatggacgcggcgttccagttcttcgacgacgagaaggtgAAGAGGGCGTCCGCGTACGAAGCGTTTGAGAAGGaaaaggcggcgagggaatAG
- a CDS encoding predicted protein, translated as MRDDRVGAARRVSVCGSGRVLRLEIVDFLQRSSRGLMISAWQPGLAVDMSAWRGARELPRSPPREPPDPSPRVSDITSPRSWSALESSFESSDDDGSSDDDEPETLLYVAPRGRFATGGVGAVGRPAGVTRRAPPLHAYVSSLTGEPCAPLGQDDTTPRHRCATSGVTTAYAHEHHSPGWTGSRSDDDGSGASSMDDDRPLHRAERAERRRAAAESAARREARAMERERRRRHSRTVRRGPACHLPRNLNGCHDNNQNFWTHPWDDPSPRTLRALCVDACAAVLRETTRLPPAMDPALVDETMDRCALDVRVLAMCLAAGATKLRLRDFAAVPNVPLTAAWRCWQEDSPACVGVSRPPPTRSTPIPAAMVEVVDGILQTRVEGWTKLFGLADTLETVALECGETGEDDESHGYLRETIAELCGTRSLRKMALGFFERVTDDTLRPLWGGGGEREREGGGTSVEKAPLASSSMANRAFVPPPVAIPPPVTALTTPPALTRLDLSHLPLVTDLTVRSVLCHCQMLRELRLEFLPVTDACIAHWRVALRNLTWLEVKSCPHMRFAYPDVDWSRPPDKLRTLRIQPGGAPENWGYANSERDMRVSARHLHQLSFAKKSAIAHLCLGCEFAAPEGENKKLGVGGNVGGYRSETVWDLREAPLRGVTHLELYRARQIIWPRRLARWTDCLESLVVETSEDGLIHRLLGVATLRRLVVCDCSEMDVDEFVALGKLTTLTELRCGGVGERLAPFAGDVKAAIGERLVEAHFHSCVEYPVEESLFD; from the coding sequence ATGCGGGACGATCGCGTGGGTGCGGCCCGGCGCGTATCGGTCTGCGGCTCGGGGCGCGTCCTCCGGCTAGAAATCGTTGACTTTCTTCAACGGTCGTCCCGGGGATTGATGATTTCTGCCTGGCAACCCGGCCTGGCGGTGGACATGTCCGCGTGGCGCGGGGCCCGGGAGCTCCCCCGATCCCCTCCCCGGGAGCCCCCCGATCCCTCCCCGAGGGTCTCGGAcatcacgtcgccgcgatcgtggTCCGCGCTCGAGTCCTCGTTCGagtcctccgacgacgacggctcaTCGGACGACGATGAGCCCGAGACGTTGTTGtacgtcgcgccccgcggtcgGTTCGCcaccgggggcgtcggcgcggtgggccgccccgcgggcgtgacgcgtcgcgcgccgcccctgcaCGCGTACGTGTCGTCGCTCACGGGTGAGCCGTGCGCGCCGCTGGGCCAGGACGACACCACGCCGCGGCACCGATGCGCCACCTCGGGGGTCACCACCGCGTACGCGCACGAGCATCATTCCCCGGGTTGGACCGGCTCGcgctcggacgacgacggatcgggcgcgtcctcgatggacgacgatcgcccgttacaccgcgccgagcgcgccgagcgtcggcgcgccgccgccgagagcgccgcgcggcgcgaggcgcgcgcgatggagcgcgaacggcgccggaGGCACAGCCGGACAGTCCGACGAGGTCCCGCGTGCCACCTGCCGAGAAACCTTAACGGCTGCCATGACAATAACCAAAACTTCTGGACGCACCCGTGGGACGATCCGAGTCCGCGGACCCTGCGCGCGCtgtgcgtcgacgcgtgcgcggcggtgctccgcgagacgacgcggcttccgcccgcgatggaccccgcgctcgtcgacgagacGATGGACCGatgcgcgctcgacgtccgcgtcctgGCCAtgtgcctcgccgcgggcgcgaccaAACTCCGCCTGCGAGACTTTGCCGCGGTGCCGAACGTTCCcctgacggcggcgtggcggtgCTGGCAGGAGGACTCTCCGGCGTGCGTCGGGGtttcgcggccgccgccgacgcggtcgacgccgataCCCGCCGCCATGGTCGAGGTCGTGGACGGGATACTGCAAACGCGAGTGGAGGGGTGGACGAAATTGTTCGGGTTAGCGGATACGCTGGAGACGGTGGCTTTGGAGTGCGGGGAaacgggcgaggacgacgagtcgCACGGGTACCTTCGCGAGACGATTGCGGAGCTGTGCGGGACGCGCAGCTTGCGAAAGATGGCGCTGGGGTTTTTCGAGCGGGTCACCGACGACACGCTTCGGCCCCtctggggcggcggcggggaacgGGAACGGGAGGGCGGGGGCACATCGGTGGAGAAGGCGCcgctggcgtcgtcgtccatggcCAACCGCGCGTTCGTTCCCCCTCCCGTCGCGATCCCCCCGCCCGTAACCGCGCTCAccacgccccccgcgctcacGCGCCTGGACCTGAGCCACCTTCCCCTCGTCACGGACTTGACCGTGCGAAGCGTCCTATGCCACTGCCAAATGCTGCGCGAGCTTCGCCTCGAGTTTCTTcccgtcaccgacgcgtgcatcgcgcactggcgcgtcgcgctccgcaACCTGACGTGGCTTGAGGTCAAGTCGTGTCCGCACATGCGATTCGCGTATCCCGACGTGGACtggtcgcgtccgccggaTAAGTTACGAACCCTCCGGATACAACCGGGTGGCGCTCCGGAAAACTGGGGATACGCGAACTCGGAGCGCGACATGCGGGTCAGCGCCAGGCACCTGCACCAGCTCTCCTTCGCGAAAAAGTCCGCCATCGCCCACCTGTGCCTCGGGTGCGagttcgccgcgcccgagggtgAGAACAAAAAgctgggcgtcggcggtaaCGTGGGCGGGTACCGGTCGGAGACTGTGTGGGACTTGCGGGAAGCGCCGCTGCGGGGGGTGACGCACCTGGAGCTGTATCGCGCGAGGCAGATCATCTGGCCGAGGCGTTTGGCGCGGTGGACCGACTGCCTCGAGTCCTTGGTGGTTGAGACGTCGGAGGACGGTTTGATTCACCGGCTGCTCGGGGTGGCGACGTTGAGGAGGTTGGTCGTGTGCGACTGTTCCGAgatggacgtcgacgagttTGTCGCGCTGGGGAAGCTGACGACGCTGACGGAGCTGcggtgcggcggcgtcggcgagcggctggcgccgttcgcgggggacgtcaaggcggcgatcgGTGAGCGGCTGGTGGAGGCGCACTTTCACTCGTGCGTCGAGTACCCGGTCGAGGAGTCGCTTTTCGATTAG
- a CDS encoding predicted protein, whose translation MSERYARLERIARYTALWQCEQQKAGKSHYRTAELKVTLTKVVSNGRRPAGHLDGARGWMPAIWRPNVRVTLDEDGEVEDTESGGEEVTKQGTKRKRAPPTKGPCEHGVKYRSNCKVCSACPHGKWRSRCKECGGGSICEHGRQRSRCKECGGGGICEHGRQRYSCKECGGGAVCEHGRRRSQCKECGGGSICEHGRVRSQCKECGGGSICEHGRQRSRCKECGGGGICEHGRQRSTCKECGGGAVCEHGRRRSQCKECGGASICEHGRQRPHCKECGGSQICEHGRVRSKCKECRAAN comes from the exons ATGTCGGAACGAtacgcgcggctcgagcgtaTCGCGCGTTACACCGCGCTGTGGCAATGCGAACA ACAGAAAGCTGGAAAGTCGCACTACCGAACTGCCGAACTGAAGGTAACTCTTACGAAGGTAGTTTCAAACGGGCGTCGACCGGCGGGGCACttggacggggcgcgggggtggatgCCAGCGATTTGGCGGCCGAACGTGAGAGtgaccctcgacgaggatggTGAAGTCGAGGACACGGAGAGTGGGGGAGAGGAGGTGACGAAGcaggggacgaagcggaagagagcccctcccacaaaggggccatgcgagcacggggtgaagtatCGGTCGAActgcaaggtgtgcagcgcttgtccgcacgggaagTGGCGCAGTcgatgcaaggagtgcggtgggggctcaatctgcgagcacggtcgtcagcgctctcggtgcaaggagtgcggtgggggtggaatctgcgagcacggtcgtcagcgctatagctgcaaggagtgcggtgggggcgcagtctgcgagcacggtcgtcggcgctctcagtgcaaggagtgcggtgggggctccatctgcgagcacggccgtgtacgctctcagtgcaaggagtgcggtgggggctcaatctgcgagcacggtcgtcagcgctctcggtgcaaggagtgcggtgggggtggaatctgcgagcacggtcgtcagcgctctacgtgcaaggagtgcggtgggggcgcagtctgcgagcacggtcgtcggcgctctcagtgcaaggagtgcggtggtgcatccatctgcgagcacggccgtcagcgccctcattgcaaggagtgcggtgggtctcaaatctgcgagcacggtcgaGTACGCTCCAAATGCAAGGAGTGTCGCGCCGCGAATTAA
- a CDS encoding predicted protein encodes MTQLARDIDIFDQTTLPDEDEVPDRRATIRHIKSLVRRELHGDAKVQVFGSSRVGTDLPTSDVDIAVNHDIIWKRWLDQGGDRNASQDVINEVIKPDMIHAARKVAAAIRRDPKFGNTVAITRCRVPLVRTSCEINELRTGIDIVFGQKNGIAAAKWTDRMIESVHPELRPLTKSVKALLKQKGLGDVSRGGLGSHAVTCALVCYLNHVKRQMKDGQEGKRGEKEEKRGEKEEKEDGELDAEVGTVDLGEAFVGFLREMGKIDVEKEVLTLERWRAPKPSAWMTEDEFARSGRPRTSAPDGGFAAKDPPRLGIADPADGNRNLCAGSHDVQRVLKGFRDAVYNNGPGSYLTRFFNVEDALTGTTLIDDEDDGLSSSKRERSRGGERADRPGKIAKMEGTRLPPPDI; translated from the coding sequence ATGACGCAACTCGCGCGCGACATCGATATCTTCGACCAGACGACGCTGCCCGATGAGGACGAAGTGCCGGATCGCAGGGCCACGATCAGGCACATCAAGAGCCTCGTCAGACGCGAGttgcacggcgacgcgaaggtgcAAGTCTTCGGGTCCTCCAGGGTCGGCACCGATCTGCCGACGAGCGACGTGGACATCGCCGTCAACCACGACATCATCTGGAAGAGATGGCTGGACCAAGGCGGCGACCGAAACGCGTCGCAGGACGTCATCAACGAGGTGATCAAGCCCGACATGATCCACGCGGCGCGCaaggtcgcggcggccataCGCAGGGATCCAAAGTTTGGCAACACCGTCGCAATCACCAGGTGTCGAGTCCCACTGGTGCGAACGTCGTGCGAGATTAACGAACTCAGGACGGGCATCGACATCGTGTTCGGGCAGAAGaacggcatcgccgccgccaagtgGACCGATCGCATGATCGAAAGCGTCCACCCCGAGCTGAGGCCGCTGACCAAGAGCGTCAAGGCTCTGCTGAAGCAAAAGGGACTCGGCGACGTCTCCCGAGGCGGGCTCGGCTCGCACGCCGTCACGTGCGCGCTGGTCTGCTACCTCAACCACGTGAAACGTCAGATGAAAGACGGCCAAGAGGGAAAGCGGGGCGAGAAAGAGGAGAAGCGGGGCGAGAaagaggagaaggaggacggggagctGGACGCCGAGGTTGGAACagtcgacctcggcgaggcctTCGTGGGCTTCCTGAGGGAGATGGGGAAGATCGACGTGGAGAAAGAGGTGCTCACGCTGGagcgatggcgcgcgccgaagccCTCGGCGTGGATGACGGAGGATGAATTCGCGCGCAGCGGCCGgccgcggacctcggcgcccgacggggggttcgcggcgaaagacccgccgaggctcgggatcgcggacccggcggatgGCAACCGGAATCTTTGCGCGGGGTCTCACGACGTGCAACGCGTGTTGAAAGGGTTCCGCGATGCGGTGTATAACAACGGACCGGGGAGTTACCTGACGCGGTTCTTTAACGTCGAAGACGCGCTGACGGGGACTACGCTGAtcgacgatgaggacgacgggcTTTCTTCTTCCAAGCGAGAGAGATCCCGCGGAGGGGAACGCGCGGATCGGCCCGGGAAGATTGCGAAGATGGAAGGTACGAGATTACCTCCTCCGGACATTTAA
- a CDS encoding predicted protein — FYAQLLTQRRIFLNGRVDDKSAHTLVGKMLFLDAADPTKPIVMYINSGGGVVTSGLAIYDVMQHVRPPVYTVCLGHAESMAAVLLCAGEKGHRYALPNSRIMIHQPHHVVSGQTTDIIIKAKKAEHTRETLSAIIQAHSGKGEGEVNAALERDTYMTASEAKKFGIVDHTVTRI, encoded by the exons TTCTACGCCCAGCTGCTCACGCAACGGAGGATCTTTCTAAACGGGAGGGTGGACGATAAGAGCGCGCACACGCTGGTCGGAAAGATGCTATtcctggacgcggcggatccgacgAAGCCGATCGTGATGTACATAAACAGCGGAGGCGGGGTGGTGACCAGCGGGTTGGCCATATACGACGTCATGCAGCACGTCAG GCCGCCGGTGTACACCGTGTGCCTCGGCCACGCGGAATCCATGGCCGCCGTGCTGCTGTGCGCGGGCGAGAAAGGGCACAGGTACGCGCTGCCAAACTCGCGAATAATGATTCACCAGCCGCACCACGTCGTCAGCGGGCAAACGACGGATATCATCATCAAGGCGAAAAAGGCGGAACACACGCGCGAGACCCTCTCCGCGATCATACAGGCGCACAGCGGCAAAGGAGAGGGCGaggtgaacgcggcgctggagaggGACACGTACATgacggcgagcgaggcgaagAAGTTCGGCATCGTGGACCACACGGTGACGCGAATAA